The Diospyros lotus cultivar Yz01 chromosome 15, ASM1463336v1, whole genome shotgun sequence genome has a window encoding:
- the LOC127791985 gene encoding protein RRP6-like 3 isoform X1: protein MESKEKIRIALTIACFAAISILFTARYRKHRKQRQQSQTTCYLKTETKPQSAFKRVLADNSYAPFRHLNSENDENSSVEHPYKAEIEALLKRARVEFDFVGDGNVDLKLSDSYVWIETESQLRELADLLSKERVFGVDTEQHSLRSFLGFTALIQISTQTEDYLVDTIALHDVMGILRSVFANPEICKVFHGADNDILWLQRDFHIYVVNLFDTAKACEVLLKPQKSLAYLLETYCGVATNKQLQREDWRQRPLPVEMVQYSQMDAHYLLYIAHCLASELLQLGSENSASADDKFRFVLEASRRSNAICLQLFSKEIEVSPGESAAASIISRNLNDQGGLSLRPCDTQFQDLVRCLCMWRDLMARIHDESLRYVLSDHAIIALAHKVPASETEIYDTISQADLNIDSPNIVSSLQSPSPVVCSHLEDFIYLFEDEVRNLEDIFQLILQNHLGPSGSCPLSVYSYALLSRTNLKLVNRLVSKQNGFRNAKQIGKKASRQLFVQKFSCKSPVYHNCRIYANDGRLLCYCDRRKLEWYLRRDLAKLLDENPPAIMLLFEPKGRPEDEDNNFYIQSKKNICVGCGEGNHYLRYRIIPSCYRVHFPEHMKSHRSHDIVLLCVDCHEIAHAAAEKYKRQVAAELGIPLFVRKVVDSRQDEDASESSVSLEEAGVSPLQLRTAAMALLRHGSKMPSQRREELMQIVMQYYGGREISEEDLERALLVGMSPNERRRLLKKKERAFKRSTRVIIPEEQETHDGVAMSATVDTSNLNDIGSLDAATGKPCSKEASELLGTNDADESSLSSCPDLSINGEILSADYKDINFDSRRISEIKHISNFDTVVDENGSPKPKTVNTVQSVSNGTITPKHNSKLSLLGHGPHGKQVVDHLLNEFGENGIRQFCQKWRQVFVEAIHPRFLPSGWDVNHSGRRDFGEFSVYNPAKKASANA from the exons ATGGAAAGCAAAGAGAAGATCCGAATCGCTTTGACAATCGCTTGTTTCGCAGCAATCTCCATCTTGTTCACCGCACGGTACCGGAAGCACCGAAAGCAAAGGCAACAATCTCAAACCACTTGCTATCTGAAAACAGAAACAAAGCCTCAGAGCGCTTTCAAGCGAGTGTTGGCCGACAACTCCTACGCCCCGTTCAGGCACCTCAACTCCGAAAACGACG AGAATTCGAGTGTTGAACACCCGTACAAGGCGGAGATCGAGGCTTTGTTGAAGAGAGCTCGTGTGGAATTCGACTTCGTTGGTGATGGAAATGTGGACTTGAAGTTGAGTGATTCATATGTTTGGATTGAAACGGAGTCGCAGTTACGAGAACTTGCCGATTTGCTGAGTAAAGAGAGAGTGTTTGGTGTTGATACTGAACAGCATAGCTTGCGATCCTTCTTAGGGTTTACAGCTCTTATACAG aTATCTACTCAGACGGAAGATTATCTGGTGGACACGATAGCTCTGCATGATGTAATGGGTATTCTTCGTTCTGTTTTTGCCAATCCTGAAATTTGCAAG GTGTTTCATGGGGCAGACAATGATATCTTATGGCTGCAAAGAGATTTTCACATTTAtgttgttaatttatttgatactGCAAAG GCTTGTGAGGTGTTATTGAAACCCCAGAAATCATTAGCATACTTACTGGAGACATACTGTGGTGTTgccacaaataaacaattacaG CGTGAAGACTGGAGACAGCGTCCTTTACCAGTAGAAATGGTGCAATATTCTCAAATGGATGCTCATTATTTGTTGTATATTGCACATTGTCTTGCTTCTGAGCTGTTACAACTTGGCAGTG AAAATTCAGCTTCTGCCGATGACAAATTCCGTTTTGTTCTCGAGGCCAGCCGGCGTTCAAATGCAATTTGTCTGCAACTTTTCTCCAAAGAGATAGAAGTTTCCCCAGGAGAGTCTGCTGCAGCATCAATTATTTCCCGTAATTTGAATGATCAAGGAGGTCTTTCATTGCGTCCATGTGACACCCAG tttcaGGATCTCGTGAGATGCTTGTGCATGTGGAGGGATTTAATG GCACGCATTCATGATGAGAGCTTGAGATATGTATTATCTGATCATGCCATTATTGCCCTTGCACATAAAGTTCCAGCATCTGAAACAGAAATTTATGACACCATATCCCAAGCTGATCTAAACATTGATTCCCCAAATATTGTTTCTTCTCTCCAGTCTCCATCACCTGTTGTTTGCAGTCACTTAGAAGACttcatttatttgtttgaaGATGAGGTTAGGAACTTGGAAgatatttttcaattgattcTTCAAAACCACCTGGGTCCAAGTGGGAGCTGTCCACTGTCTGTTTACAGTTATGCTTTATTGTCTAGGACCAACCTTAAATTAGTGAATAGGTTGGTCTCCAAACAAAACGGATTTAGAAATGCAAAACAGATTGGTAAGAAGGCATCTCGGCAGCTGTTTGTTCAAAAATTTTCTTGCAAATCTCCTGTTTACCATAACTGTAGGATCTATGCAAATGATGGACGCTTGCTGTGCTATTGTGATCGTAGAAAGCTTGAGTG GTATCTTCGTAGAGATCTAGCGAAACTTCTTGATGAGAATCCACCTGCTATTATGCTTCTATTTGAACCCAAGGGCCGTCCTGAAGATGAGGACAACAACTTCTATATTCAGagtaagaaaaatatttgtgttgGCTGCGGTGAAGGCAACCACTATTTACGCTACCGAATAATTCCGTCATGCTACAGAGTGCACTTTCCAGAGCACATGAAAAGCCATCGTTCTCATGATATTGTCTTACTTTGTGTTGACTGCCATGAAATTGCTCATGCTGCTGCTGAGAAGTATAAGAGACAAGTTGCTGCAGAACTTGGAATACCTCTTTTTGTTCGTAAGGTAGTTGATTCGAGACAAGATGAAGATGCTTCTGAGTCATCTGTGTCTCTTGAGGAGGCAGGTGTGTCTCCTCTACAGTTGCGAACTGCTGCAATGGCTCTCCTGCGCCATGGTTCTAAAATGCCTTCACAACGTCGTGAAGAACTGATGCAG ATTGTCATGCAGTATTATGGAGGGAGGGAAATATCAGAGGAAGATTTGGAAAGAGCTTTGCTAGTTGGAATGAGTCCTAATGAGAGAAGACGGCTTCTAAAAAAGAAGGAACGAGCTTTTAAAAGGTCTACTAGAGTTATTATTCCAGAGGAGCAGGAAACTCATGATGGCGTGGCAATGTCTGCCACTGTGGATACATCAAACCTCAATGACATAGGCAGTTTGGATGCTGCTACTGGAAAACCATGCAGCAAAGAAGCCAGTGAACTTTTAGGTACTAACGATGCGGATGAAAGCAGCCTCTCCTCATGTCCTGATTTAAGCATTAATGGAGAAATCTTATCTGCTGATTACAAGGACATCAACTTTGACAGCAGGAGAATTTCTGAGATTAAACACATCTCCAATTTTGATACTGTTGTTGACGAAAATGGAAGTCCAAAGCCCAAGACAGTAAATACAGTTCAATCTGTATCTAATGGAACTATCACACCTAAACATAATTCCAAGCTATCACTTCTGGGGCATGGACCACACGGGAAGCAAGTTGTGGATCACCTATTGAATGAATTTGGGGAAAATGGAATTCGTCAATTCTGCCAGAAGTGGAGACAAGTCTTTGTTGAAGCTATTCATCCCCGTTTCTTGCCTTCTGGCTGGGATGTAAATCACAG
- the LOC127791985 gene encoding protein RRP6-like 3 isoform X3 — MESKEKIRIALTIACFAAISILFTARYRKHRKQRQQSQTTCYLKTETKPQSAFKRVLADNSYAPFRHLNSENDENSSVEHPYKAEIEALLKRARVEFDFVGDGNVDLKLSDSYVWIETESQLRELADLLSKERVFGVDTEQHSLRSFLGFTALIQISTQTEDYLVDTIALHDVMGILRSVFANPEICKVFHGADNDILWLQRDFHIYVVNLFDTAKACEVLLKPQKSLAYLLETYCGVATNKQLQREDWRQRPLPVEMVQYSQMDAHYLLYIAHCLASELLQLGSENSASADDKFRFVLEASRRSNAICLQLFSKEIEVSPGESAAASIISRNLNDQGGLSLRPCDTQFQDLVRCLCMWRDLMARIHDESLRYVLSDHAIIALAHKVPASETEIYDTISQADLNIDSPNIVSSLQSPSPVVCSHLEDFIYLFEDEVRNLEDIFQLILQNHLGPSGSCPLSVYSYALLSRTNLKLVNRLVSKQNGFRNAKQIGKKASRQLFVQKFSCKSPVYHNCRIYANDGRLLCYCDRRKLEWYLRRDLAKLLDENPPAIMLLFEPKGRPEDEDNNFYIQSKKNICVGCGEGNHYLRYRIIPSCYRVHFPEHMKSHRSHDIVLLCVDCHEIAHAAAEKYKRQVAAELGIPLFVRKVVDSRQDEDASESSVSLEEAGVSPLQLRTAAMALLRHGSKMPSQRREELMQYYGGREISEEDLERALLVGMSPNERRRLLKKKERAFKRSTRVIIPEEQETHDGVAMSATVDTSNLNDIGSLDAATGKPCSKEASELLGTNDADESSLSSCPDLSINGEILSADYKDINFDSRRISEIKHISNFDTVVDENGSPKPKTVNTVQSVSNGTITPKHNSKLSLLGHGPHGKQVVDHLLNEFGENGIRQFCQKWRQVFVEAIHPRFLPSGWDVNHSGRRDFGEFSVYNPAKKASANA; from the exons ATGGAAAGCAAAGAGAAGATCCGAATCGCTTTGACAATCGCTTGTTTCGCAGCAATCTCCATCTTGTTCACCGCACGGTACCGGAAGCACCGAAAGCAAAGGCAACAATCTCAAACCACTTGCTATCTGAAAACAGAAACAAAGCCTCAGAGCGCTTTCAAGCGAGTGTTGGCCGACAACTCCTACGCCCCGTTCAGGCACCTCAACTCCGAAAACGACG AGAATTCGAGTGTTGAACACCCGTACAAGGCGGAGATCGAGGCTTTGTTGAAGAGAGCTCGTGTGGAATTCGACTTCGTTGGTGATGGAAATGTGGACTTGAAGTTGAGTGATTCATATGTTTGGATTGAAACGGAGTCGCAGTTACGAGAACTTGCCGATTTGCTGAGTAAAGAGAGAGTGTTTGGTGTTGATACTGAACAGCATAGCTTGCGATCCTTCTTAGGGTTTACAGCTCTTATACAG aTATCTACTCAGACGGAAGATTATCTGGTGGACACGATAGCTCTGCATGATGTAATGGGTATTCTTCGTTCTGTTTTTGCCAATCCTGAAATTTGCAAG GTGTTTCATGGGGCAGACAATGATATCTTATGGCTGCAAAGAGATTTTCACATTTAtgttgttaatttatttgatactGCAAAG GCTTGTGAGGTGTTATTGAAACCCCAGAAATCATTAGCATACTTACTGGAGACATACTGTGGTGTTgccacaaataaacaattacaG CGTGAAGACTGGAGACAGCGTCCTTTACCAGTAGAAATGGTGCAATATTCTCAAATGGATGCTCATTATTTGTTGTATATTGCACATTGTCTTGCTTCTGAGCTGTTACAACTTGGCAGTG AAAATTCAGCTTCTGCCGATGACAAATTCCGTTTTGTTCTCGAGGCCAGCCGGCGTTCAAATGCAATTTGTCTGCAACTTTTCTCCAAAGAGATAGAAGTTTCCCCAGGAGAGTCTGCTGCAGCATCAATTATTTCCCGTAATTTGAATGATCAAGGAGGTCTTTCATTGCGTCCATGTGACACCCAG tttcaGGATCTCGTGAGATGCTTGTGCATGTGGAGGGATTTAATG GCACGCATTCATGATGAGAGCTTGAGATATGTATTATCTGATCATGCCATTATTGCCCTTGCACATAAAGTTCCAGCATCTGAAACAGAAATTTATGACACCATATCCCAAGCTGATCTAAACATTGATTCCCCAAATATTGTTTCTTCTCTCCAGTCTCCATCACCTGTTGTTTGCAGTCACTTAGAAGACttcatttatttgtttgaaGATGAGGTTAGGAACTTGGAAgatatttttcaattgattcTTCAAAACCACCTGGGTCCAAGTGGGAGCTGTCCACTGTCTGTTTACAGTTATGCTTTATTGTCTAGGACCAACCTTAAATTAGTGAATAGGTTGGTCTCCAAACAAAACGGATTTAGAAATGCAAAACAGATTGGTAAGAAGGCATCTCGGCAGCTGTTTGTTCAAAAATTTTCTTGCAAATCTCCTGTTTACCATAACTGTAGGATCTATGCAAATGATGGACGCTTGCTGTGCTATTGTGATCGTAGAAAGCTTGAGTG GTATCTTCGTAGAGATCTAGCGAAACTTCTTGATGAGAATCCACCTGCTATTATGCTTCTATTTGAACCCAAGGGCCGTCCTGAAGATGAGGACAACAACTTCTATATTCAGagtaagaaaaatatttgtgttgGCTGCGGTGAAGGCAACCACTATTTACGCTACCGAATAATTCCGTCATGCTACAGAGTGCACTTTCCAGAGCACATGAAAAGCCATCGTTCTCATGATATTGTCTTACTTTGTGTTGACTGCCATGAAATTGCTCATGCTGCTGCTGAGAAGTATAAGAGACAAGTTGCTGCAGAACTTGGAATACCTCTTTTTGTTCGTAAGGTAGTTGATTCGAGACAAGATGAAGATGCTTCTGAGTCATCTGTGTCTCTTGAGGAGGCAGGTGTGTCTCCTCTACAGTTGCGAACTGCTGCAATGGCTCTCCTGCGCCATGGTTCTAAAATGCCTTCACAACGTCGTGAAGAACTGATGCAG TATTATGGAGGGAGGGAAATATCAGAGGAAGATTTGGAAAGAGCTTTGCTAGTTGGAATGAGTCCTAATGAGAGAAGACGGCTTCTAAAAAAGAAGGAACGAGCTTTTAAAAGGTCTACTAGAGTTATTATTCCAGAGGAGCAGGAAACTCATGATGGCGTGGCAATGTCTGCCACTGTGGATACATCAAACCTCAATGACATAGGCAGTTTGGATGCTGCTACTGGAAAACCATGCAGCAAAGAAGCCAGTGAACTTTTAGGTACTAACGATGCGGATGAAAGCAGCCTCTCCTCATGTCCTGATTTAAGCATTAATGGAGAAATCTTATCTGCTGATTACAAGGACATCAACTTTGACAGCAGGAGAATTTCTGAGATTAAACACATCTCCAATTTTGATACTGTTGTTGACGAAAATGGAAGTCCAAAGCCCAAGACAGTAAATACAGTTCAATCTGTATCTAATGGAACTATCACACCTAAACATAATTCCAAGCTATCACTTCTGGGGCATGGACCACACGGGAAGCAAGTTGTGGATCACCTATTGAATGAATTTGGGGAAAATGGAATTCGTCAATTCTGCCAGAAGTGGAGACAAGTCTTTGTTGAAGCTATTCATCCCCGTTTCTTGCCTTCTGGCTGGGATGTAAATCACAG
- the LOC127791985 gene encoding protein RRP6-like 3 isoform X2, with protein sequence MESKEKIRIALTIACFAAISILFTARYRKHRKQRQQSQTTCYLKTETKPQSAFKRVLADNSYAPFRHLNSENDENSSVEHPYKAEIEALLKRARVEFDFVGDGNVDLKLSDSYVWIETESQLRELADLLSKERVFGVDTEQHSLRSFLGFTALIQISTQTEDYLVDTIALHDVMGILRSVFANPEICKVFHGADNDILWLQRDFHIYVVNLFDTAKACEVLLKPQKSLAYLLETYCGVATNKQLQREDWRQRPLPVEMVQYSQMDAHYLLYIAHCLASELLQLGSENSASADDKFRFVLEASRRSNAICLQLFSKEIEVSPGESAAASIISRNLNDQGGLSLRPCDTQDLVRCLCMWRDLMARIHDESLRYVLSDHAIIALAHKVPASETEIYDTISQADLNIDSPNIVSSLQSPSPVVCSHLEDFIYLFEDEVRNLEDIFQLILQNHLGPSGSCPLSVYSYALLSRTNLKLVNRLVSKQNGFRNAKQIGKKASRQLFVQKFSCKSPVYHNCRIYANDGRLLCYCDRRKLEWYLRRDLAKLLDENPPAIMLLFEPKGRPEDEDNNFYIQSKKNICVGCGEGNHYLRYRIIPSCYRVHFPEHMKSHRSHDIVLLCVDCHEIAHAAAEKYKRQVAAELGIPLFVRKVVDSRQDEDASESSVSLEEAGVSPLQLRTAAMALLRHGSKMPSQRREELMQIVMQYYGGREISEEDLERALLVGMSPNERRRLLKKKERAFKRSTRVIIPEEQETHDGVAMSATVDTSNLNDIGSLDAATGKPCSKEASELLGTNDADESSLSSCPDLSINGEILSADYKDINFDSRRISEIKHISNFDTVVDENGSPKPKTVNTVQSVSNGTITPKHNSKLSLLGHGPHGKQVVDHLLNEFGENGIRQFCQKWRQVFVEAIHPRFLPSGWDVNHSGRRDFGEFSVYNPAKKASANA encoded by the exons ATGGAAAGCAAAGAGAAGATCCGAATCGCTTTGACAATCGCTTGTTTCGCAGCAATCTCCATCTTGTTCACCGCACGGTACCGGAAGCACCGAAAGCAAAGGCAACAATCTCAAACCACTTGCTATCTGAAAACAGAAACAAAGCCTCAGAGCGCTTTCAAGCGAGTGTTGGCCGACAACTCCTACGCCCCGTTCAGGCACCTCAACTCCGAAAACGACG AGAATTCGAGTGTTGAACACCCGTACAAGGCGGAGATCGAGGCTTTGTTGAAGAGAGCTCGTGTGGAATTCGACTTCGTTGGTGATGGAAATGTGGACTTGAAGTTGAGTGATTCATATGTTTGGATTGAAACGGAGTCGCAGTTACGAGAACTTGCCGATTTGCTGAGTAAAGAGAGAGTGTTTGGTGTTGATACTGAACAGCATAGCTTGCGATCCTTCTTAGGGTTTACAGCTCTTATACAG aTATCTACTCAGACGGAAGATTATCTGGTGGACACGATAGCTCTGCATGATGTAATGGGTATTCTTCGTTCTGTTTTTGCCAATCCTGAAATTTGCAAG GTGTTTCATGGGGCAGACAATGATATCTTATGGCTGCAAAGAGATTTTCACATTTAtgttgttaatttatttgatactGCAAAG GCTTGTGAGGTGTTATTGAAACCCCAGAAATCATTAGCATACTTACTGGAGACATACTGTGGTGTTgccacaaataaacaattacaG CGTGAAGACTGGAGACAGCGTCCTTTACCAGTAGAAATGGTGCAATATTCTCAAATGGATGCTCATTATTTGTTGTATATTGCACATTGTCTTGCTTCTGAGCTGTTACAACTTGGCAGTG AAAATTCAGCTTCTGCCGATGACAAATTCCGTTTTGTTCTCGAGGCCAGCCGGCGTTCAAATGCAATTTGTCTGCAACTTTTCTCCAAAGAGATAGAAGTTTCCCCAGGAGAGTCTGCTGCAGCATCAATTATTTCCCGTAATTTGAATGATCAAGGAGGTCTTTCATTGCGTCCATGTGACACCCAG GATCTCGTGAGATGCTTGTGCATGTGGAGGGATTTAATG GCACGCATTCATGATGAGAGCTTGAGATATGTATTATCTGATCATGCCATTATTGCCCTTGCACATAAAGTTCCAGCATCTGAAACAGAAATTTATGACACCATATCCCAAGCTGATCTAAACATTGATTCCCCAAATATTGTTTCTTCTCTCCAGTCTCCATCACCTGTTGTTTGCAGTCACTTAGAAGACttcatttatttgtttgaaGATGAGGTTAGGAACTTGGAAgatatttttcaattgattcTTCAAAACCACCTGGGTCCAAGTGGGAGCTGTCCACTGTCTGTTTACAGTTATGCTTTATTGTCTAGGACCAACCTTAAATTAGTGAATAGGTTGGTCTCCAAACAAAACGGATTTAGAAATGCAAAACAGATTGGTAAGAAGGCATCTCGGCAGCTGTTTGTTCAAAAATTTTCTTGCAAATCTCCTGTTTACCATAACTGTAGGATCTATGCAAATGATGGACGCTTGCTGTGCTATTGTGATCGTAGAAAGCTTGAGTG GTATCTTCGTAGAGATCTAGCGAAACTTCTTGATGAGAATCCACCTGCTATTATGCTTCTATTTGAACCCAAGGGCCGTCCTGAAGATGAGGACAACAACTTCTATATTCAGagtaagaaaaatatttgtgttgGCTGCGGTGAAGGCAACCACTATTTACGCTACCGAATAATTCCGTCATGCTACAGAGTGCACTTTCCAGAGCACATGAAAAGCCATCGTTCTCATGATATTGTCTTACTTTGTGTTGACTGCCATGAAATTGCTCATGCTGCTGCTGAGAAGTATAAGAGACAAGTTGCTGCAGAACTTGGAATACCTCTTTTTGTTCGTAAGGTAGTTGATTCGAGACAAGATGAAGATGCTTCTGAGTCATCTGTGTCTCTTGAGGAGGCAGGTGTGTCTCCTCTACAGTTGCGAACTGCTGCAATGGCTCTCCTGCGCCATGGTTCTAAAATGCCTTCACAACGTCGTGAAGAACTGATGCAG ATTGTCATGCAGTATTATGGAGGGAGGGAAATATCAGAGGAAGATTTGGAAAGAGCTTTGCTAGTTGGAATGAGTCCTAATGAGAGAAGACGGCTTCTAAAAAAGAAGGAACGAGCTTTTAAAAGGTCTACTAGAGTTATTATTCCAGAGGAGCAGGAAACTCATGATGGCGTGGCAATGTCTGCCACTGTGGATACATCAAACCTCAATGACATAGGCAGTTTGGATGCTGCTACTGGAAAACCATGCAGCAAAGAAGCCAGTGAACTTTTAGGTACTAACGATGCGGATGAAAGCAGCCTCTCCTCATGTCCTGATTTAAGCATTAATGGAGAAATCTTATCTGCTGATTACAAGGACATCAACTTTGACAGCAGGAGAATTTCTGAGATTAAACACATCTCCAATTTTGATACTGTTGTTGACGAAAATGGAAGTCCAAAGCCCAAGACAGTAAATACAGTTCAATCTGTATCTAATGGAACTATCACACCTAAACATAATTCCAAGCTATCACTTCTGGGGCATGGACCACACGGGAAGCAAGTTGTGGATCACCTATTGAATGAATTTGGGGAAAATGGAATTCGTCAATTCTGCCAGAAGTGGAGACAAGTCTTTGTTGAAGCTATTCATCCCCGTTTCTTGCCTTCTGGCTGGGATGTAAATCACAG
- the LOC127791985 gene encoding protein RRP6-like 3 isoform X4 — protein sequence MESKEKIRIALTIACFAAISILFTARYRKHRKQRQQSQTTCYLKTETKPQSAFKRVLADNSYAPFRHLNSENDENSSVEHPYKAEIEALLKRARVEFDFVGDGNVDLKLSDSYVWIETESQLRELADLLSKERVFGVDTEQHSLRSFLGFTALIQVFHGADNDILWLQRDFHIYVVNLFDTAKACEVLLKPQKSLAYLLETYCGVATNKQLQREDWRQRPLPVEMVQYSQMDAHYLLYIAHCLASELLQLGSENSASADDKFRFVLEASRRSNAICLQLFSKEIEVSPGESAAASIISRNLNDQGGLSLRPCDTQFQDLVRCLCMWRDLMARIHDESLRYVLSDHAIIALAHKVPASETEIYDTISQADLNIDSPNIVSSLQSPSPVVCSHLEDFIYLFEDEVRNLEDIFQLILQNHLGPSGSCPLSVYSYALLSRTNLKLVNRLVSKQNGFRNAKQIGKKASRQLFVQKFSCKSPVYHNCRIYANDGRLLCYCDRRKLEWYLRRDLAKLLDENPPAIMLLFEPKGRPEDEDNNFYIQSKKNICVGCGEGNHYLRYRIIPSCYRVHFPEHMKSHRSHDIVLLCVDCHEIAHAAAEKYKRQVAAELGIPLFVRKVVDSRQDEDASESSVSLEEAGVSPLQLRTAAMALLRHGSKMPSQRREELMQIVMQYYGGREISEEDLERALLVGMSPNERRRLLKKKERAFKRSTRVIIPEEQETHDGVAMSATVDTSNLNDIGSLDAATGKPCSKEASELLGTNDADESSLSSCPDLSINGEILSADYKDINFDSRRISEIKHISNFDTVVDENGSPKPKTVNTVQSVSNGTITPKHNSKLSLLGHGPHGKQVVDHLLNEFGENGIRQFCQKWRQVFVEAIHPRFLPSGWDVNHSGRRDFGEFSVYNPAKKASANA from the exons ATGGAAAGCAAAGAGAAGATCCGAATCGCTTTGACAATCGCTTGTTTCGCAGCAATCTCCATCTTGTTCACCGCACGGTACCGGAAGCACCGAAAGCAAAGGCAACAATCTCAAACCACTTGCTATCTGAAAACAGAAACAAAGCCTCAGAGCGCTTTCAAGCGAGTGTTGGCCGACAACTCCTACGCCCCGTTCAGGCACCTCAACTCCGAAAACGACG AGAATTCGAGTGTTGAACACCCGTACAAGGCGGAGATCGAGGCTTTGTTGAAGAGAGCTCGTGTGGAATTCGACTTCGTTGGTGATGGAAATGTGGACTTGAAGTTGAGTGATTCATATGTTTGGATTGAAACGGAGTCGCAGTTACGAGAACTTGCCGATTTGCTGAGTAAAGAGAGAGTGTTTGGTGTTGATACTGAACAGCATAGCTTGCGATCCTTCTTAGGGTTTACAGCTCTTATACAG GTGTTTCATGGGGCAGACAATGATATCTTATGGCTGCAAAGAGATTTTCACATTTAtgttgttaatttatttgatactGCAAAG GCTTGTGAGGTGTTATTGAAACCCCAGAAATCATTAGCATACTTACTGGAGACATACTGTGGTGTTgccacaaataaacaattacaG CGTGAAGACTGGAGACAGCGTCCTTTACCAGTAGAAATGGTGCAATATTCTCAAATGGATGCTCATTATTTGTTGTATATTGCACATTGTCTTGCTTCTGAGCTGTTACAACTTGGCAGTG AAAATTCAGCTTCTGCCGATGACAAATTCCGTTTTGTTCTCGAGGCCAGCCGGCGTTCAAATGCAATTTGTCTGCAACTTTTCTCCAAAGAGATAGAAGTTTCCCCAGGAGAGTCTGCTGCAGCATCAATTATTTCCCGTAATTTGAATGATCAAGGAGGTCTTTCATTGCGTCCATGTGACACCCAG tttcaGGATCTCGTGAGATGCTTGTGCATGTGGAGGGATTTAATG GCACGCATTCATGATGAGAGCTTGAGATATGTATTATCTGATCATGCCATTATTGCCCTTGCACATAAAGTTCCAGCATCTGAAACAGAAATTTATGACACCATATCCCAAGCTGATCTAAACATTGATTCCCCAAATATTGTTTCTTCTCTCCAGTCTCCATCACCTGTTGTTTGCAGTCACTTAGAAGACttcatttatttgtttgaaGATGAGGTTAGGAACTTGGAAgatatttttcaattgattcTTCAAAACCACCTGGGTCCAAGTGGGAGCTGTCCACTGTCTGTTTACAGTTATGCTTTATTGTCTAGGACCAACCTTAAATTAGTGAATAGGTTGGTCTCCAAACAAAACGGATTTAGAAATGCAAAACAGATTGGTAAGAAGGCATCTCGGCAGCTGTTTGTTCAAAAATTTTCTTGCAAATCTCCTGTTTACCATAACTGTAGGATCTATGCAAATGATGGACGCTTGCTGTGCTATTGTGATCGTAGAAAGCTTGAGTG GTATCTTCGTAGAGATCTAGCGAAACTTCTTGATGAGAATCCACCTGCTATTATGCTTCTATTTGAACCCAAGGGCCGTCCTGAAGATGAGGACAACAACTTCTATATTCAGagtaagaaaaatatttgtgttgGCTGCGGTGAAGGCAACCACTATTTACGCTACCGAATAATTCCGTCATGCTACAGAGTGCACTTTCCAGAGCACATGAAAAGCCATCGTTCTCATGATATTGTCTTACTTTGTGTTGACTGCCATGAAATTGCTCATGCTGCTGCTGAGAAGTATAAGAGACAAGTTGCTGCAGAACTTGGAATACCTCTTTTTGTTCGTAAGGTAGTTGATTCGAGACAAGATGAAGATGCTTCTGAGTCATCTGTGTCTCTTGAGGAGGCAGGTGTGTCTCCTCTACAGTTGCGAACTGCTGCAATGGCTCTCCTGCGCCATGGTTCTAAAATGCCTTCACAACGTCGTGAAGAACTGATGCAG ATTGTCATGCAGTATTATGGAGGGAGGGAAATATCAGAGGAAGATTTGGAAAGAGCTTTGCTAGTTGGAATGAGTCCTAATGAGAGAAGACGGCTTCTAAAAAAGAAGGAACGAGCTTTTAAAAGGTCTACTAGAGTTATTATTCCAGAGGAGCAGGAAACTCATGATGGCGTGGCAATGTCTGCCACTGTGGATACATCAAACCTCAATGACATAGGCAGTTTGGATGCTGCTACTGGAAAACCATGCAGCAAAGAAGCCAGTGAACTTTTAGGTACTAACGATGCGGATGAAAGCAGCCTCTCCTCATGTCCTGATTTAAGCATTAATGGAGAAATCTTATCTGCTGATTACAAGGACATCAACTTTGACAGCAGGAGAATTTCTGAGATTAAACACATCTCCAATTTTGATACTGTTGTTGACGAAAATGGAAGTCCAAAGCCCAAGACAGTAAATACAGTTCAATCTGTATCTAATGGAACTATCACACCTAAACATAATTCCAAGCTATCACTTCTGGGGCATGGACCACACGGGAAGCAAGTTGTGGATCACCTATTGAATGAATTTGGGGAAAATGGAATTCGTCAATTCTGCCAGAAGTGGAGACAAGTCTTTGTTGAAGCTATTCATCCCCGTTTCTTGCCTTCTGGCTGGGATGTAAATCACAG